A window from Candidatus Zixiibacteriota bacterium encodes these proteins:
- a CDS encoding segregation/condensation protein A, producing the protein MTEETLDTQTDNYRVNLEIFSGPLDLLLHLIKVEEVDIYDIPIARITSQYLRYIELMKTLDLEVAGEFILMAATLIRIKTRLLLPQDETDEDEPDPREELIMALVEYKKYKEAGDILGERARIEEHYVIPPSPVEQITGAVDLQPMTSLYDLIVAFRDVLATKPAREVHEVNAQRVTIEERMLRVVQLLRQRESATFLDLFSDAPHKIVAVVTFVAVLELARTHRIRIHQALPFSEVRVYPGEHINAPLREIDLVDYANNESQSVTV; encoded by the coding sequence ATGACCGAGGAGACTCTCGACACACAAACCGACAACTACCGGGTCAATCTTGAGATTTTCAGCGGCCCGCTCGATCTCCTTCTGCACCTGATCAAGGTGGAAGAAGTTGATATATACGATATCCCGATCGCAAGGATCACGAGCCAGTATTTACGCTATATCGAGCTAATGAAAACGCTCGACCTGGAGGTAGCCGGCGAGTTCATCCTGATGGCGGCGACATTGATCCGGATCAAAACCCGGCTGCTTCTGCCGCAGGACGAGACCGACGAGGACGAGCCCGATCCGCGCGAAGAACTGATCATGGCGCTGGTCGAGTACAAGAAGTACAAAGAGGCGGGCGATATCCTCGGGGAACGGGCCAGAATCGAAGAACACTACGTCATACCGCCGTCGCCGGTGGAGCAGATCACCGGAGCGGTCGACCTTCAGCCGATGACCTCCCTGTATGATCTGATTGTCGCTTTCCGCGATGTCCTGGCCACCAAACCGGCGCGAGAAGTACATGAGGTGAACGCGCAGCGGGTGACGATCGAAGAGCGGATGCTGCGCGTGGTGCAACTTCTTCGGCAGCGCGAATCGGCCACGTTTCTCGACCTGTTTTCGGATGCTCCGCACAAGATTGTCGCGGTGGTGACATTCGTGGCGGTGCTCGAACTGGCGCGAACGCATCGTATCCGCATCCACCAGGCGCTGCCGTTCAGCGAAGTCAGAGTATATCCCGGCGAGCATATCAACGCGCCGCTGAGAGAGATTGACCTGGTTGACTATGCCAACAACGAATCGCAGAGTGTGACTGTATGA